The nucleotide sequence AATCCTGTTATAGAATCGGTATACCCTCTATGGACAGCAGCCGAACTCTATGAAGATGAGATTTACGATATGTTTGGCATTCGTTTTTCCAACCATCCCAAACTACGGCGCATTATGCTTACAGATGAATGGATAGGCTATCCGTTGAGAAAAGATTATCAAGATGATAAAATGATTGTCAAATAATATGGAGAACATAGATAATTTGAACAACGAACAACTGATGACCGAAGAGTTCGTAATAAATATTGGTCCGCAACACCCTGCAACTCATGGTGTCTTGCGCGTAGAGGTAACACTAGACGGAGAAACTGTAAAAGATATTCTTCCACATTTGGGATATATTCACCGTGGCATCGAAAAGATGAGCGAACACATGGGCTATAAACAATCGATTTATCTGACCAGCAGAATGGATTATTTATCGGCTCACATTAACAATCATGCCTGCTCATTGCTTATAGAAAAGGCCTGTGGAATAGAAGTGCCCAAACGAGCAAAAGCGATTCGGTTGATAATGGATGAATTGCAGCGACTCACTTCTCATCAATTATGGTGGGGATCATGTGCCATGGATATTGGAGCCGTGACTCCATTTTTTGTAGGCTTCAGAGACAGGGAAAGGATTCTCGATCTTTTTGAAGCGAATACAGGCAATCGGCTTACAATGAATTACATCGTCCCCGGAGGAGTGATGCGGGATGTATTGCCCAACTTCGTTTCGGATGTACGGGATGTACTCGATGAAGTTAAAAGCAACTTTAAAGATTATACAAAGCTTATAACAGGTAATTTCATATTCCGTCATCGTACCCAAGGTGTTGGCTATCTAACGAAAGAATCAGCTATTTCGCTGGGATGTACAGGACCGGTGGCACGCGCTTCGGGGGTACAATGCGACATTCGCAAGTTATATCCATACGACGGCTACGACAAGTTAGATTTTAAAGAAATTACGAATCCAGGGTGCGACAGTTGGGCAAGATATTTTGTACGCATGGAAGAGATGAAGCAATCCATTCATATCATTGAGCAGCTGCTTGAAAATTTTCCCAAAGGAGAAAGCCGTACAAAGCTAAAGGGTGTATTAAGAGTTCCTGCTGGCGAATATTATCAACGGGTAGAAACAGCTCGCGGAGAATTGGGTGTATTTATGGTGAGCGACGGTTCAACAAAACCTTACCGTCTCAAATACCGCACCCCTTGTTTTTCGAACCTTGGAGCCGTTACAGCCATTGGAAAAGGTCTGAAAATAGCCGACTTAATGGCTACGATGGCTACGATTGATTTAATAGTTCCGGACATAGACAGATAAAGAAATAATTATATGATTTCAATGATTCAATATTCTGACATAACAAGCCTGATTCATCAGGCATTGTCTGCGTCTCTTTCGCCCGTAGCAACACAGATAACCGAAATTATCCTATCAGCCCTATTGGCTTTTATCGTAATGATTGTTTGTGTAATCATAATGGTTTACATGGAAAGGAAAGTCGCCGGCTTTATGCAAATGCGTCTGGGGCCTAACAGAGTAGGCCCTTTTGGTACTTTTCAGGTTTTTGCAGACGTACTAAAACTACTGCTTAAAGAATCGTTTACGCCGAACAGTGCCGATAAATTTATGTTTAATCTGGCTCCCTGCATTGTGTTAATGGTAACACTCATGGCCCTTGCACCCATCTCCTGGGGTCCGGGATTAGTCATGTGGGATAGCAACATAGGCATTTTATTTATTACAGCCATCACTTCTTTATCCGTAATCGGAATATTAATGGCAGGATGGTCAAGTAATAATAAATATTCGTTATTGGGAGCCATGCGTAGCGGGGCACAAATAGTTAGTTACGAACTCTCAGCCGGCTTGGCAATTGTTACCGCTGTGATTTTGTCGGGTACAATCTCCTCTGTTGGAATGGTCGAATCGCAAGCCGATGGATGGTGGATACTCAAAGGAC is from uncultured Macellibacteroides sp. and encodes:
- a CDS encoding NADH-quinone oxidoreductase subunit D, with protein sequence MENIDNLNNEQLMTEEFVINIGPQHPATHGVLRVEVTLDGETVKDILPHLGYIHRGIEKMSEHMGYKQSIYLTSRMDYLSAHINNHACSLLIEKACGIEVPKRAKAIRLIMDELQRLTSHQLWWGSCAMDIGAVTPFFVGFRDRERILDLFEANTGNRLTMNYIVPGGVMRDVLPNFVSDVRDVLDEVKSNFKDYTKLITGNFIFRHRTQGVGYLTKESAISLGCTGPVARASGVQCDIRKLYPYDGYDKLDFKEITNPGCDSWARYFVRMEEMKQSIHIIEQLLENFPKGESRTKLKGVLRVPAGEYYQRVETARGELGVFMVSDGSTKPYRLKYRTPCFSNLGAVTAIGKGLKIADLMATMATIDLIVPDIDR
- the nuoH gene encoding NADH-quinone oxidoreductase subunit NuoH; amino-acid sequence: MIQYSDITSLIHQALSASLSPVATQITEIILSALLAFIVMIVCVIIMVYMERKVAGFMQMRLGPNRVGPFGTFQVFADVLKLLLKESFTPNSADKFMFNLAPCIVLMVTLMALAPISWGPGLVMWDSNIGILFITAITSLSVIGILMAGWSSNNKYSLLGAMRSGAQIVSYELSAGLAIVTAVILSGTISSVGMVESQADGWWILKGHIPAMIAFLTYVISSTAECNRAPFDLAEAESELTAGYHTEYSGMKFGIFYLNEYINMGVVSIVASTLFLGGWMPLHLPFNNEYIQIFNHLMDFIPSWIWLFGKMFMIIFFMMWFRWTLPRLRIDQLLKLEWKYLLPINICNLILATAISIFGWHL